Proteins co-encoded in one Cricetulus griseus strain 17A/GY chromosome 1 unlocalized genomic scaffold, alternate assembly CriGri-PICRH-1.0 chr1_1, whole genome shotgun sequence genomic window:
- the LOC100756859 gene encoding olfactory receptor 11H6 has product MCLRNLKIFIITHFLVVSVFLTVLGSQNNTIHLVTEFILLGFSYQGNTQGFFFSSILILYLLTLLGNGSIVCAVKWDRRLHTPMYIFLGNFAFLEIWYVSSTIPNMLVNILSENKTISFSACFLQFYFFFSLGTTECFFLSVMAYDRYLAICRPLHYPSIMTRKFCVTLICICWVSGFLCYPVPIVLISQLPFCGPNIIDHIVCDPGPLFALACVPAPSTELLCYTFNSMIIFGPFLSILGSYTLVLRAVFRVPSGAGRTKAFSTCGSHLVVVSLFYGTLMVMYVSPTSGNPAGMQKIVTLIYSALTPLLNPLIYSLRNKDMKNALKKVLGLTTIQN; this is encoded by the coding sequence ATGTGTCTGAGAAACCTGAAAATATTCATTATCACTCACTTCttggttgtttctgtttttctaacAGTGTTAGGATCCCAGAACAATACAATACATTTGGTGACTGAGTTTATCCTCCTGGGTTTCAGTTATCAGGGGAATACACAAGGTTTCTTCTTCTCCTCGATCCTGATTCTCTACCTTCTGACCCTGCTGGGAAATGGATCTATTGTTTGTGCTGTGAAATGGGATCGGAGACTCCACACACCTATGTACATCTTCCTGGGAAACTTTGCCTTTTTAGAGATATGGTATGTTTCTTCCACCATCCCAAATATGCTGGTCAATATTCTCTCTGAGAATAAGACCAtctccttctctgcctgcttcctccaattctatttctttttttcactggGTACCACAGAGTGTTTCTTCTTATCAGTTATGGCTTATGATCGATACCTGGCTATCTGTCGACCATTGCACTACCCCTCCATCATGACTAGGAAGTTCTGTGTAACCCTGATCTGTATCTGCTGGGTGAGTGGATTCCTTTGCTATCCAGTCCCAATCGTCCTCATCTCCCAACTTCCATTCTGTGGACCTAACATCATTGACCACATTGTGTGTGACCCAGGACCGTTGTTTGCACTGGCCTGTGTCCCTGCTCCTTCCACTGAGCTGCTCTGCTATACCTTCAATTCGATGATTATCTTTGGACCCTTCCTCTCCATCTTGGGATCCTACACTCTAGTGCTCAGAGCTGTGTTCCGTGTTCCTTCTGGTGCTGGTCGAACTAAAGCTTTCTCCACATGTGGGTCCCACTTAGTGGTGGTGTCTCTGTTCTACGGAACTCTCATGGTGATGTATGTGAGCCCAACATCAGGGAACCCAGCGGGAATGCAGAAGATTGTCACTCTGATTTACTCAGCCTTGACCCCCCTCCTAAATCCCCTCATCTATAGTCTCcgaaacaaagacatgaaaaacGCCCTAAAGAAAGTCCTGGGACTAACAACTATTCAAAACTGA
- the LOC100752760 gene encoding olfactory receptor 11H7, which yields MNKSQVSTVTYFVLLGFPGPWKIQITLFSLILLVYMITLMGNMAIICAVRWNHQLHTPMYMFLANFSFLEIWYVTCTVPNMLVNFLSKSKIMSFSGCFTQFYFFFSLGTTECFFLCAMAYDRYLAICFPLHYPSIMTRQFCIILVSLCWIIGFFGHLIPISFISQLSFCGPNIIDHFLCDVDPLMALSCTPTPTIRHVFYSISTLIIVLTSLYILGSYTLVLRAVLRVPSSDGRQKAFSTCGSHLLVVSLFYGTIMVMYVIPTSGNSVAMHKIITLIYSVVTPALNPFIYSLRNKDMKYALRHVFFGKRIMQNS from the coding sequence ATGAATAAGTCGCAGGTATCCACAGTGACATATTTTGTCTTACTGGGCTTCCCTGGGCCCTGGAAGATCCAAATCACACTTTTCTCACTGATTCTGCTGGTCTACATGATAACTTTGATGGGGAATATGGCCATCATTTGTGCAGTAAGATGGAACCACCAACTCCATACCCCTATGTATATGTTCCTGGCCAACTTCTCCTTCCTAGAAATCTGGTACGTGACCTGCACAGTCCCCAACATGCTGGTCAACTTTCTTTCCAAATCTAAAATTATGTCCTTCTCTGGCTGCTTTACTCAGTTCTACTTCTTCTTTTCCCTGGGCACAACTGAATGTTTCTTCCTCTGTGCCATGGCATATGACCGGTACCTAGCCATCTGCTTCCCACTGCACTACCCTTCCATCATGACTAGGCAATTCTGCATTATTCTGGTTTCCCTCTGTTGGATCATTGGCTTCTTTGGACATTTGATtcccatttctttcatttctcaattGTCTTTCTGTGGTCCCAACATCATTGATCATTTTCTGTGTGATGTGGACCCACTAATGGCTCTGTCCTGTACACCTACACCCACCATAAGGCATGTATTCTACTCTATAAGTACTCTTATCATTGTCCTCACCAGTTTGTACATCCTTGGATCCTATACCCTGGTGCTCAGGGCTGTTCTTCGGGTTCCTTCTTCTGATGGACGACAAAAGGCCTTCTCGACCTGTGGATCCCACTTGCTGGTAGTATCTCTATTCTATGGAACCATAATGGTCATGTATGTGATTCCCACATCTGGCAACTCAGTTGCTATGCATAAAATTATCACACTGATATACTCTGTGGTAACACCAGCTTTAAATCCTTTTATCTATAGCCTCCGTAACAAGGACATGAAATATGCCCTCCGACATGTCTTCTTTGGGAAGAGGATTATGCAAAATTCATAA
- the LOC100752456 gene encoding olfactory receptor 11H4, translated as MNRSAAHVVTEFVLLGFPGSWKIQIFLFVLFLVVYVLTLLGNGAIICAVRCDSRLHTPMYFLLGNFAFLEIWYVSSTVPNILANVLSKTKAISFAGCFLQFYFFFSLGTTECLFLAVMAYDRYLAICRPLHYPAIMTRRLCGILVSSCWLIGFLGYPIPIFSISQLPFCGSNIIDHFLCDMDPLMALSCAPAPTTEFIFYAQSSLVLFCTVAYILRSYILLLRAVFQVPSAAGRLKAFSTCGSHLVVVSLFYGTVMVMYVSPTYGIPTLMQKILTLVYSVMTPLFNPLIYSLRNKDMKLALRNVLSGMRIVKNI; from the coding sequence ATGAACAGATCAGCAGCACATGTTGTGACTGAGTTTGTTCTCCTGGGATTCCCTGGTTCCTGGAAGATACAAATTTTcctctttgtgttgtttttggtgGTTTATGTCTTGACCTTGCTGGGAAATGGAGCCATCATCTGTGCGGTACGATGTGACTCACGTCTCCACACGCCCATGTACTTCCTCCTGGGAAATTTTGCCTTCCTTGAAATCTGGTATGTTTCCTCCACCGTTCCCAACATACTAGCCAACGTTCTCTCTAAGACCAAGGCCATCTCATTTGCAGGATGCTTCCTCCAGTTCTACTTCTTCTTTTCACTGGGCACAACTGAATGTCTCTTCCTGGCAGTAATGGCTTATGATAGGTACCTGGCCATTTGCCGCCCATTACACTACCCTGCCATCATGACTAGGAGACTCTGTGGCATACTGGTGTCTTCATGCTGGTTGATTGGATTCCTTGGGTACCCAATCCCTATCTTCTCCATCTCCCAACTCCCCTTTTGTGGTTCTAATATCATTGATCACTTCCTCTGTGACATGGACCCCTTGATGGCTTTGTCCTGTGCCCCAGCTCCTActactgaatttattttttatgcccAAAGTTCCCTTGTCCTCTTTTGCACTGTTGCATACATTCTTCGATCCTATATTTTATTGCTCAGGGCTGTTTTTCAGGTTCCTTCTGCAGCTGGCCGACTAAAGGCCTTCTCTACCTGTGGTTCTCATTTAGTTGTGGTGTCACTCTTCTACGGGACAGTGATGGTGATGTATGTGAGTCCTACATATGGCATCCCAACTTTGATGCAGAAGATCCTTACTCTTGTATATTCTGTAATGACTCCTCTCTTTAACCCTCTGATTTATAGTCTTCGTAATAAGGACATGAAACTGGCTCTGAGAAATGTTCTGTCAGGAATGAGAATTGTCAAAAATATATGA